The Fulvivirga maritima genome segment AAGGTGGCACCTGGATTATGAAGATTATCATGGCACCTATTTTAATATACTCGATATTCCATTAGAGAAGAAGCGGCTTTATTCTGAGCACTTAAATAAGGTACGCGCTACTAAACAAGCATTAAGCTTTATTACTACAATAGATGGTCTTTATACCTATGTAGTACTCACCCCTGAGTTAGATGAAAACGGTAATATAGAATCAGTATTAGCGGTAAGCAGAGATATTACAGAACTGAGAAAACATCAGAATGCGCTGGTAGAAATCAATGATAAATTGACTGCCGTTAATGATAAGCTTTTAGAGTCTCAGCAAGAGCAGCAAATGCTCTTAGATAAGCTCCGGCGGTCAGAAGTAGAGGTTCGTACCTTGGTAGAGCATTCTCCTAATGTTATACTCAGGCTTACGCCAAGGCTTAAAGTGGAGTTTATAAATAAGGCCATCGCGTCATTTGCAGGAAAAGAGGTGGATGAGTTTATTGGTAGAAATATTGAAAAGGTAGGTTGGCCAGAAAAGGGCTTAGAGCAGTTTCTGGAATTATTAATAAATAGCAGGGATAACAAAGAATTAGTAAGGCAGAGTATAGAGTTGGAGTCTGGTGCCAAGGTGAAGTATGGAATGTTTACCGTGGTGCCTGAAATGGATGACGCTGGAGAAGTAATGAGTTTAATGGTGATTATTTCTGACCTTACAGAGCAAATAAAGAGCGAGCAGCAGCTGCGCTTACAAAAGGAAAGATTGCAAGAGGTAAATGATGACCTGGAGGCTTTTACCTATACGGTATCTCATGATTTACGCTCACCGCTACGTGCTATAATTGGTTTTAGTGAAAAACTAAGAGCTCATACAGAAATAGACGAGGAGAGAACGCGCTTTTTGGATGTAATAAAGTACAATGCCAAGCGCATGGGTACTTTAATAGATGAGTTATTGGCCTTTTCTAGAATAGGCAGGTCAGAGATACACAAAACCAAGACTTGTTTAAAAGAGCTCTTTCAAGATGCTTTAGCTGAGCAGGAACAGCTGGAGAACCATAGATTTACCTACACCATCGCTGATTTGCCCGAAGTGCTAGTGGATAAGCTTATGATAAAGCAAGTAGTAACTAACTTGTGTAGTAATGCTGTAAAGTATAGTTTAGAGGTGGGTAAACCAACTATTTTGGTTGATAGTTTTGATGATGAAAAGGGCGAAAGAGTTTATTTTATTAAGGATAACGGCATAGGCTTTGAGCAGAAGTATAGCGAAAAAATCTTCGAAGTTTTTCATAGACTTCATCAAGATGATAAATACTCTGGAGTGGGCGTAGGGTTGGCCATAGCCAAGCAAATAGTACTTAAACATAATGGCCAGATCTGGGCTGAATCAGAGCCAGGAAAAGGCACATCTATATTCTTTAAACTACCGTCTTAAAAATAATTAATTTCTAATGAGTGTGATGAATAAGCTGAACTATGTAATCGTAGAGGACAATAGAGATGACCTCGAACTGATTCTTGACGGCATAAAAAAAGTAGATACTAGCTATGAGGTGACCATATTACGAGATGGAAGAGAGGCAGAGCATTTTGTGGATGACGTAATGGAAGGCAAACAGGAGGTTCCTAAAATGATGCTTCTGGATCTTAAACTTCCTATGCTTTCAGGGTTGGAGATTCTAGAGAAAGTGAAATCCAGTGAGGTTACTAAAAGCATACCAGTGGTAATTTTTACTTCATCTCAAGCTCAGTCAGATATAACCAAGGCCTATGAACTGGGCGCTAATGCCTTTATAGTAAAACCCATTGACTATAATGATTTTATAAAGGTTATTCAAAATATTGGCACCTTCTGGTTGCAGTATAATGAATAAAACCAGACAGTGAAAACCGCCTGGCTGATAAGTTCTTAAAACAGAAAGATTAAATTTTTCTCACGTGACCGCTGCCTGAAGTATCAGTTTTGAGTTTATCAGGATTGCCTTTGTATTTTATAGAGCCACTGCCGCTGATAGAGGCGTCTAATGATTCTGTAACATTCACCTCACAACCTCCTGAGCCAGAAATGTCTACTCTGCATTCTTTGGCCTCTAAATCAATAGATGCAATATGGCCAGACCCGCTCACCTCAGCAGTTACTTTATTGGCATTGCCTGACATGGTAATTCTACCTGAGCCTGATATGGAAAGATCAAGGTCTTTAGAGTCGGCTTCTAATTCTACTTTTCCTGATCCGCTTATTTCAACTATCAAATTATCAGTAGTGAATTTGTTTTGTCCATATACTTTTCCTGAGCTGGAAACATCCAGAGCCTCTAGCTTAGGTAAGGTCACATTGATGGTTGGCTTACTGTTGAAATTGTTAAATGAAAAGGACTTTTTTCGTTTTATAATCAGCCTGTTTCCTTTTACTTCCGTAACGAGGTCATCAAGCTCATCTTCATCACCTTCTACAGTAACCTTAAAAGAGTTGCCTTGAGTGATATATATGTTGCCAGAGGTGTTGACAACTATTTCAGAAAAATCTGAAACGGGCCGATTTTCAGTCTTTTGCCCAAAAGTAAATGGGGCAATTACGAATAGCAGAAGTATGATGTAGATAGTTTTCATTAGTTTGAGTTTTTCTTTCAAAGACTAACCAGGTTTGAAAAGGTTGCTTCAAGAATGAAAAAACTTCTATTGATCTCTAAGCAATTACCTCTGAAAATTCATTTCTTTGTGAGCTGAGGTGTGAAATCCTGAAAGAAAAAAAGCTTTTATGGCAGAACAGGTAGAATATTTTTTTACAATAGAAGGTCCGGCAGAAGGATTGTATAAAGAGAAAGGAAGTAAGTTTCTGGCGTATGCCTATCCTGTGAAAAACGAGGAAGATATTAAGGAGTGTTTAGCTCAGCTAAAAAAACAATATCATGATGCCAGACATCATTGTTACGCCTATATGTTGGGGGCTGAAAGGAAGGATTTTAGGGCTAATGATGACGGTGAACCGAATCATTCTGCGGGAGATCCTATTCTTGGGCAGATCAACTCCAAAAACCTGACTAATGTACTGGTGGTAGTGGTTCGTTATTTTGGAGGGACAAAATTGGGTGTCAGTGGATTGATTAATGCCTATAAAGTATCATCCGAAGAAGTACTGGCTAATGCTACTACAGTGAAGGTGGAGGTGACCAGAGCAGTTCAGATTACCTATAGCTATGAAGAAACTAATGAGGTCATGAAATTAGTAGCTGATTTTTCATTAGATATAGTAAATCAGGAATTTACCATGGATTGTACGATGGATGCCGAAGTGAAAATCAACTTTATGGAAGCATTGAAGGAAAAAATAAAGTTATTGAATGATATTGGTAATAATATTCAATTAAAACTTCTTTAAACAAAGCGATAAATATGTGGTTATAGAAAAGGAGTTTAAACTCTGATTGATCGCTACGCTATTTCCTATAGCTTATAACCACAAAATGAAAAACACCTTTACCGCCTTAGTATTAATGCTACTGATCAGAGTAGCATATTCACA includes the following:
- a CDS encoding response regulator, with amino-acid sequence MNKLNYVIVEDNRDDLELILDGIKKVDTSYEVTILRDGREAEHFVDDVMEGKQEVPKMMLLDLKLPMLSGLEILEKVKSSEVTKSIPVVIFTSSQAQSDITKAYELGANAFIVKPIDYNDFIKVIQNIGTFWLQYNE
- a CDS encoding IMPACT family protein; the protein is MAEQVEYFFTIEGPAEGLYKEKGSKFLAYAYPVKNEEDIKECLAQLKKQYHDARHHCYAYMLGAERKDFRANDDGEPNHSAGDPILGQINSKNLTNVLVVVVRYFGGTKLGVSGLINAYKVSSEEVLANATTVKVEVTRAVQITYSYEETNEVMKLVADFSLDIVNQEFTMDCTMDAEVKINFMEALKEKIKLLNDIGNNIQLKLL
- a CDS encoding PAS domain-containing protein, translated to MIDSFLDNKKLIKQVIDSISVGVEYLSAVRDQNGKVIDFRFEFINEIALNLVPIKKRLGNDLIGKGLLEIVPKIKDTYFPKYVEVFETGRKFEVINLFPEVSPDTWFQVECRKLDDGIVFSFSDVSERKEMEIQMQSSHAELKALLDHNPAFIFRLDTELKYMYLNRALLMRIGHSLEDMLGENIKDFYESSHDVTAFVAGVNSVISNKKEHVEFTSVERDGKLIYYQTLMLPELDRDGEVRSVLNISRDITELKEVEINLKNTKEKFEAIFNHTFHFIAVLDPKGKIREINQSSLDATGIKLDDVLGEYFWDAPWWITREDRRVVKTEVKHACNGAFYRSKVDINSVNGRITADFSLKPVLDTNGKVSTVLAEGSDITELLKTRKKLKATDNFLRTLLEHIPDGIARINEEDRIIYVNRLTAERWHLDYEDYHGTYFNILDIPLEKKRLYSEHLNKVRATKQALSFITTIDGLYTYVVLTPELDENGNIESVLAVSRDITELRKHQNALVEINDKLTAVNDKLLESQQEQQMLLDKLRRSEVEVRTLVEHSPNVILRLTPRLKVEFINKAIASFAGKEVDEFIGRNIEKVGWPEKGLEQFLELLINSRDNKELVRQSIELESGAKVKYGMFTVVPEMDDAGEVMSLMVIISDLTEQIKSEQQLRLQKERLQEVNDDLEAFTYTVSHDLRSPLRAIIGFSEKLRAHTEIDEERTRFLDVIKYNAKRMGTLIDELLAFSRIGRSEIHKTKTCLKELFQDALAEQEQLENHRFTYTIADLPEVLVDKLMIKQVVTNLCSNAVKYSLEVGKPTILVDSFDDEKGERVYFIKDNGIGFEQKYSEKIFEVFHRLHQDDKYSGVGVGLAIAKQIVLKHNGQIWAESEPGKGTSIFFKLPS
- a CDS encoding head GIN domain-containing protein, encoding MKTIYIILLLFVIAPFTFGQKTENRPVSDFSEIVVNTSGNIYITQGNSFKVTVEGDEDELDDLVTEVKGNRLIIKRKKSFSFNNFNSKPTINVTLPKLEALDVSSSGKVYGQNKFTTDNLIVEISGSGKVELEADSKDLDLSISGSGRITMSGNANKVTAEVSGSGHIASIDLEAKECRVDISGSGGCEVNVTESLDASISGSGSIKYKGNPDKLKTDTSGSGHVRKI